One genomic region from Leptospiraceae bacterium encodes:
- a CDS encoding response regulator yields the protein MKTLNNINILLVEDNSDFIFFIENILSNQGYNLEVIKSGLEAYNYLLKPKIEPDIILLDYKLPQMNGLQILEKLNEFENTYSVIFMSVDSSIDTVVKAMKAGALDFIVKSSNLENELHEKIKKIYKIHQTKIEKKQIEAKLTEEYNFRNAIENSMHSGVAIADLSGKQIYSNHYFYKMFGFSENEILGKYPPFIYWYEEDLENITAAFKMTLEGKAPENGFELKFIHKSGDIIDCLVNISEFRNSQNKVNGYLAVITDITEQKNAEHELVKLNADKDRFMSILAHDLKNPLSGLLSLIELLLEEDNLEQTKRRLKIMDELAKITFKLLEDLLTWSKAQVGKLPFNPEPVNYIQLISAIVKDFEYKASEKKISMTYFESEPIVLFADTNMLKTIFRNLVSNALKFSHPNGNIKIYAEREDNFIVITVTDNGIGISKENITNLWDVSSPYTTLGTNKEKGTGLGLLICKEFIEKHGGKIWVESELGKGSNFKFSLPNVSI from the coding sequence ATGAAAACATTAAATAATATTAATATACTACTGGTGGAAGATAATTCTGATTTTATATTTTTCATAGAAAATATTTTATCAAATCAGGGTTATAATCTGGAAGTAATAAAATCGGGTTTAGAAGCATACAATTACTTACTAAAACCAAAAATCGAACCGGACATTATATTGCTCGATTATAAGTTACCACAAATGAATGGCCTTCAAATTCTCGAAAAGTTAAATGAATTTGAAAATACTTATAGTGTAATATTCATGAGTGTAGATAGTTCAATTGATACTGTTGTGAAAGCAATGAAAGCCGGAGCATTAGATTTTATAGTAAAATCAAGTAATTTAGAAAATGAGCTTCATGAAAAAATTAAAAAAATTTATAAAATTCATCAGACAAAAATTGAAAAGAAGCAGATTGAAGCCAAACTTACTGAAGAATATAATTTTAGAAATGCAATAGAAAACTCCATGCACTCCGGAGTTGCTATTGCAGACCTTTCAGGAAAGCAAATTTACTCTAATCATTACTTTTATAAGATGTTTGGATTTTCTGAAAATGAAATTTTGGGAAAGTATCCACCCTTTATTTACTGGTACGAAGAAGATTTAGAAAATATTACAGCTGCATTTAAGATGACTCTTGAAGGTAAGGCACCCGAAAACGGTTTCGAACTAAAATTTATACATAAATCAGGTGATATAATCGATTGTTTGGTAAATATTTCTGAATTTAGAAATTCACAAAACAAGGTAAATGGTTATCTGGCTGTTATTACCGATATTACTGAACAGAAAAATGCGGAACATGAACTTGTAAAATTAAATGCAGATAAAGATAGGTTTATGTCAATCTTAGCCCATGATTTAAAAAATCCTCTAAGTGGATTATTAAGTTTAATAGAGCTATTATTAGAGGAGGATAATTTAGAACAGACTAAGAGAAGATTAAAAATAATGGATGAATTGGCTAAAATTACCTTCAAGCTTTTAGAAGATTTATTAACATGGTCAAAAGCACAGGTAGGTAAATTACCATTTAATCCGGAACCTGTAAACTATATCCAATTGATAAGTGCTATAGTAAAGGATTTTGAGTACAAAGCATCTGAAAAAAAAATTAGCATGACTTATTTCGAATCAGAGCCTATAGTCTTATTTGCCGATACGAATATGTTAAAAACAATCTTTAGAAATTTGGTATCAAATGCATTAAAATTTTCACATCCAAATGGAAATATAAAAATTTATGCTGAGCGAGAAGATAACTTTATAGTTATTACGGTAACTGATAATGGTATCGGTATAAGTAAAGAAAATATAACAAACCTTTGGGACGTTTCAAGTCCCTATACGACATTAGGTACTAACAAAGAGAAAGGAACAGGGCTGGGATTGTTAATTTGCAAGGAATTTATTGAAAAGCATGGTGGAAAAATTTGGGTAGAAAGTGAACTAGGAAAAGGTAGTAATTTTAAATTTTCCTTACCGAATGTAAGTATTTAA
- a CDS encoding response regulator: MDNIKNIFAPILVVEDNSDHALIIINSLKENRNFMNEIIHMKNGRDATQFLKKEGKYKDDITQKPMLILLDVKLPLKNGFQVLEEIKFDEKLREIPVVMFTTTSNTEDISKAMRMGANDYIIKPLKFADFTEKVSKLAFYWSVISDVNKIFS, from the coding sequence ATGGATAATATAAAAAATATATTTGCTCCGATTTTGGTGGTCGAAGATAATTCAGACCATGCATTAATCATTATTAATTCTCTGAAAGAAAACAGAAATTTTATGAATGAAATTATTCATATGAAAAATGGCAGAGATGCTACCCAGTTTTTAAAAAAAGAAGGAAAATATAAAGATGATATAACTCAGAAACCTATGCTCATTCTTTTAGATGTTAAACTACCGCTTAAAAATGGTTTTCAGGTATTAGAAGAAATAAAATTTGATGAAAAGTTGCGTGAGATTCCGGTTGTTATGTTTACTACAACATCTAATACTGAAGACATATCAAAAGCAATGCGTATGGGGGCTAATGATTATATCATAAAACCACTTAAATTTGCAGATTTTACTGAAAAAGTTTCCAAACTCGCTTTTTACTGGAGTGTAATAAGCGATGTAAATAAGATTTTTTCATAA
- a CDS encoding SpoIIE family protein phosphatase: MNVRQEVLYRDFTILVVDDDINMTLFLKRTLEKRGYRVFTTSNANEARILLSSEKIDILLLDVNIPGESGYSLCQSLRTNPEFELLPIIFITTVDKTSGLEEAVSYGGDDYISKPVNTRELLAKVRSYCRIKALQDLFLKQKQDYERELATARKVQVQMIPEKEFQWHGCNIRTFFKPVIEIGGDYVDVWETGGKLHIVIADSIGHGPSGALLGAMFKMQLYSLGKELPLKERVELLRKNLIKAIPENYSITFFYGILSDDLKFSYINGGNPPPLLYANGSVSELPGKSPLIIDLDIPQKTEVKEIQLQKDSILFLYTDGVSEATSPDMKMLGTGGLKKLIPKCVKEGDIIDNIMLEVKKFCGLYAPHDDIAMIRVQL; the protein is encoded by the coding sequence ATGAACGTTAGGCAGGAAGTTCTCTACCGGGATTTTACTATCCTGGTAGTAGATGATGATATTAATATGACTCTTTTTTTAAAGCGAACCCTCGAAAAAAGGGGTTACAGGGTTTTTACTACTTCTAATGCCAATGAAGCACGTATTCTTCTAAGTTCAGAAAAAATCGATATTCTATTATTGGATGTAAATATTCCGGGAGAATCCGGGTATAGTCTTTGCCAATCCTTACGAACCAACCCCGAATTTGAGTTATTACCTATCATTTTTATTACAACTGTAGATAAAACTTCCGGCCTTGAAGAAGCTGTTTCTTATGGAGGAGATGATTATATTTCTAAACCGGTGAATACAAGGGAATTACTGGCAAAAGTTCGTTCCTATTGTAGAATTAAGGCTCTTCAGGATTTGTTCTTAAAGCAAAAACAGGATTATGAAAGGGAGCTGGCCACAGCCAGAAAAGTTCAGGTTCAGATGATTCCCGAAAAGGAGTTTCAATGGCATGGTTGCAATATTCGTACTTTTTTCAAACCTGTGATTGAGATTGGCGGAGATTATGTGGATGTCTGGGAAACCGGTGGAAAACTACATATCGTAATCGCTGATTCTATCGGCCATGGTCCTTCCGGAGCCCTTCTGGGAGCTATGTTTAAAATGCAGTTATATTCGCTCGGAAAAGAACTCCCTTTGAAGGAGAGAGTTGAGCTTTTAAGAAAAAATCTCATAAAAGCTATTCCTGAGAATTATTCTATTACGTTTTTCTATGGAATCCTTTCCGATGACCTGAAATTTTCCTATATAAATGGAGGCAATCCTCCTCCTTTATTATATGCAAATGGGAGTGTTAGTGAACTTCCGGGTAAAAGTCCTCTAATTATAGATCTGGATATTCCCCAGAAAACGGAAGTGAAAGAAATACAGCTACAAAAAGATTCTATTCTTTTTCTGTATACAGATGGAGTCAGCGAGGCTACTTCTCCGGATATGAAAATGCTGGGTACCGGAGGCCTAAAAAAGCTGATTCCGAAATGTGTTAAAGAAGGAGACATCATAGATAATATCATGCTCGAAGTAAAAAAATTCTGTGGACTTTACGCGCCTCACGATGACATTGCTATGATTAGGGTGCAATTATGA
- the purQ gene encoding phosphoribosylformylglycinamidine synthase subunit PurQ — MKVAIITFPGSNCDHDIGAVVKNKYHAKLDYIWHKDSFEPIYDLVVLPGGFSYGDYLRSGALAHFSPAVQALKRHHATGRKVLGICNGFQILAESGLLPGALTINLNMKYICKPVKLKKGSANNPLTKGINADKEIEIPIAHGEGRYFADEDTLNSLEDENRIFVKYSGENPNGSVRNIAGITSKDFLIAGLMPHPERAMDDIIHNTDGKFILDPFLS; from the coding sequence ATGAAAGTAGCCATCATTACCTTTCCGGGTTCTAACTGCGATCATGATATTGGAGCTGTAGTAAAAAATAAATATCATGCAAAGCTTGATTATATCTGGCATAAGGATAGTTTTGAACCGATATACGACCTTGTTGTTTTGCCGGGCGGTTTTTCCTATGGAGATTATCTACGTTCCGGCGCTCTGGCACATTTTTCTCCGGCGGTTCAGGCATTAAAGAGGCATCACGCTACCGGTCGCAAAGTACTGGGAATCTGCAATGGTTTTCAAATCTTAGCTGAGAGTGGTTTGCTTCCCGGAGCACTTACAATTAACTTAAATATGAAGTATATCTGTAAACCCGTCAAATTGAAAAAAGGTTCTGCAAATAATCCTCTGACAAAAGGGATAAATGCCGATAAAGAAATTGAGATACCGATTGCTCATGGAGAGGGTCGTTATTTTGCTGATGAAGACACATTGAATTCACTTGAAGATGAGAATCGAATTTTTGTGAAATATTCAGGAGAGAATCCGAATGGTTCGGTGAGAAATATTGCCGGAATTACATCTAAAGATTTTCTTATCGCGGGATTAATGCCACATCCGGAGAGAGCTATGGATGATATAATCCATAACACGGATGGAAAATTTATCCTTGACCCCTTTCTTTCTTGA
- a CDS encoding phosphoribosylaminoimidazolesuccinocarboxamide synthase: protein MNPSYRGKVRDVYELGDKLLLCSTDRVSAFDVVFREEVPGKGRVLNSISLLWFDFFNQIPSHIISGDENNFPAPFSSDSYFKGRSVLVHKCKRIDFECVVRGYVSGSAYKEYKKTGTIAGLSYPAGMLESEKLPEAIFTPATKNDSGHDENISELEMEKLVGKKLFEELKQKSIYLYTEAAKKVETAGLILCDTKFEFGILEDKVLLIDEALTPDSSRYWEVSSYRTGISPPSYDKQILRNYLETLSWDKNPPPPPLPEELIQTLQKQYLNLEEKIRICLSEK, encoded by the coding sequence TTGAATCCCTCTTACAGAGGTAAAGTGCGGGATGTGTACGAGCTTGGAGATAAGCTGCTCCTCTGTTCTACAGATAGAGTCTCTGCTTTTGATGTTGTTTTTCGGGAAGAGGTTCCGGGTAAGGGAAGGGTTTTAAATTCCATTTCTCTTCTCTGGTTTGATTTTTTTAATCAGATTCCCTCGCATATTATTTCCGGCGATGAAAATAATTTTCCGGCACCTTTTTCTTCCGATTCCTATTTTAAAGGACGTTCTGTTTTAGTCCATAAGTGTAAGAGAATCGATTTTGAGTGCGTGGTGAGGGGTTATGTTTCCGGCTCCGCTTACAAAGAATACAAAAAGACCGGAACCATTGCCGGCCTGTCATACCCGGCGGGGATGCTGGAGTCAGAAAAGCTTCCTGAAGCCATTTTTACCCCTGCAACTAAAAATGATAGCGGACACGATGAAAACATTTCTGAATTGGAAATGGAAAAGCTTGTGGGTAAGAAGTTATTCGAAGAATTGAAACAGAAATCTATTTATCTTTATACGGAAGCAGCTAAAAAAGTCGAAACGGCAGGGCTCATTCTCTGTGATACAAAATTTGAATTCGGAATTTTAGAAGATAAGGTTCTTTTGATCGATGAGGCCCTGACACCCGATTCATCACGCTACTGGGAAGTTTCCAGTTACAGAACCGGTATCTCACCTCCGAGTTATGATAAACAAATTTTAAGAAACTATCTCGAAACTTTAAGCTGGGATAAAAATCCACCCCCACCTCCCTTACCGGAAGAACTCATTCAAACCTTACAAAAACAATACCTGAATCTTGAGGAGAAAATCAGAATATGTTTATCGGAAAAATAA
- the trxA gene encoding thioredoxin encodes MKQTLPTSFEELLATHDKPILVDFWAEWCPPCKMLSPVVEELSKEWKDKLTVIKINTDNKPAIAGKYGIRSIPTLILFKDGKEVKRVSGAMPLQKLKATFGSFV; translated from the coding sequence ATGAAACAAACTCTACCGACTTCATTTGAAGAGCTTCTTGCTACTCACGATAAACCCATTCTGGTTGATTTCTGGGCCGAATGGTGTCCTCCCTGCAAAATGCTTTCACCTGTTGTTGAAGAACTTTCTAAGGAATGGAAAGATAAACTGACTGTTATTAAAATTAATACAGATAATAAGCCGGCAATTGCCGGTAAATATGGAATCAGAAGTATCCCTACTTTAATATTATTTAAAGACGGAAAAGAAGTAAAAAGAGTTTCCGGAGCAATGCCCTTGCAGAAACTTAAAGCTACTTTTGGTTCCTTTGTTTAA
- the purS gene encoding phosphoribosylformylglycinamidine synthase subunit PurS — protein sequence MFIGKISITLKESVLDPQGAATIKVLQSIGENEVEDLRVGKYIEIKLNTPDEETARKDIDRLCKNLLVNPVIETYKVQIEKVQG from the coding sequence ATGTTTATCGGAAAAATAAGTATCACGCTCAAAGAATCGGTTCTCGATCCACAGGGTGCTGCGACCATTAAAGTTCTTCAATCGATTGGAGAAAACGAAGTGGAAGACCTTCGAGTTGGAAAGTATATTGAAATAAAACTGAACACTCCGGATGAAGAGACAGCCAGAAAAGACATAGACAGACTTTGCAAAAATCTTTTAGTAAATCCGGTGATTGAAACCTACAAAGTTCAGATAGAAAAGGTTCAGGGATGA
- a CDS encoding PocR ligand-binding domain-containing protein, translating into MNYHLTELFDIEELRELCESYTEINGTTTAILDLEGNIYVACGWQPSCTQFHRINQNTSIRCKESDTNLAGQIKEGNKYNFYKCKNGLNDIAMPIIVGDRHVGNFFTGQFLTEEPDIEYFRKQANEFGFDEKTYLEAINNVPIFTEVQIKKSITFLVKLVETIGNIGIKNIQILEKAGELEKTKETTEINNRINEARLNLIQFSENHTIDEILEETLNIAEIISESKVGFFHFIEEGQMNIELQNWSTATKKNYCNAQGKSSHYPIDKTGAWVDCFYERKPVINNNYNALTHKKGLPEHPSLIRELTIPIIYNDNVKAIFGVGNKETDYTENDIENISLLAYLAMEIIEKKKINDTLFIAKERAEEREFLLLESQKIARVGSYVLDINTGTWTSSETLNELFGIDNDYDKSIEGWLKIVHPADREIMKNYLNDNVIAKGENFEKEYRIIRINDRRERWVKGFGKIRYNKQGKLVGMIGVIQDITKRKKNENKILENEKRYTSLFNEMINGFAYHKIICDEQGSPCNYIFLSANPAFERLTGLKAKDIIGKSIYEIIPENDKYWVEIYGKVALTGESIKFQNYASALNKHFSVTAYCPEIGYFATIFEDVTEKINYERELQLLNKDFVTFLENTQDFIYYKDKESRFRFCSQTLANITFHKSWRDMIGKHDLEVFPPDAAKIYYEEELPIFEYGKSLINKIDPYYKSDGSKGYVSTSKWPVWNDDKSEVVGIFGISRDITERVEIEEALKESELRAKTMINAIPDLVFRLDKDGRYLDYKADTKDLYAQSAPSIIGVLNRDITPPEFADLIDEKISLTLTTGILQTFDFQMFIQGKGLREFEARMVKSGEDETTSIVRDVTDIKKAETELKESEQKFRQLFEFIPIPLGYSNNKTMKIELVNKAFTKILEYNYSDIPNLDDWFLKAYPDEKYREEVSETWKKLVIDAIKNNVAVEPQEYNITTKSGRKMIFEVSGISIGDFFLSTFFDLTSRKKMESQLRETNQNLEEMVYIASHDLQVPIISMESFASILLKDYSDNLDEKGKFALTRLLANAENMHKLILSLLDISRLNTKKNPYEKFDLNSVIEKILTDLSLVIEKNNAQITLEKLPELFADKQRIEIVFRNLISNAINYEGKKITIAYNNNIIFVKDNGIGIPLDQLETIFKAGERLQLNEAVGVGMGLTFCKKVIEQHNWKIWAESEGEGKGTTFKISIS; encoded by the coding sequence ATGAATTACCATTTAACAGAATTATTTGATATAGAAGAGTTAAGAGAACTTTGCGAAAGTTATACGGAAATTAATGGAACAACAACAGCTATTCTTGATTTAGAAGGGAATATATATGTTGCATGCGGCTGGCAACCTTCATGTACTCAGTTTCACCGTATCAATCAAAATACGAGTATAAGATGCAAAGAAAGCGATACCAACCTTGCTGGACAAATTAAAGAAGGAAATAAATATAACTTTTATAAATGTAAAAATGGATTAAATGATATTGCCATGCCTATAATTGTTGGAGACAGGCATGTTGGTAATTTCTTTACAGGACAATTCTTAACTGAAGAACCTGATATTGAATATTTCAGGAAGCAAGCAAACGAGTTTGGATTTGATGAGAAGACATATCTCGAAGCAATTAATAATGTACCTATTTTCACTGAAGTGCAAATAAAAAAATCAATTACTTTTTTAGTGAAATTAGTAGAAACAATTGGAAATATAGGAATAAAAAATATTCAGATTCTAGAAAAAGCCGGAGAATTAGAAAAAACTAAAGAAACAACAGAAATAAATAATAGAATCAATGAAGCAAGATTAAATCTAATTCAATTCTCGGAAAACCACACAATCGATGAAATCCTCGAAGAAACACTTAATATTGCAGAAATTATTAGTGAGAGTAAAGTAGGCTTTTTTCATTTTATAGAAGAAGGCCAGATGAATATAGAGTTACAAAACTGGTCAACAGCTACAAAAAAGAATTATTGTAATGCACAGGGTAAGAGTTCTCATTATCCAATTGATAAAACCGGTGCTTGGGTAGATTGTTTTTATGAGCGTAAACCGGTCATAAATAATAATTATAATGCATTAACTCACAAAAAAGGCTTACCCGAACACCCTTCACTAATCAGAGAATTAACTATTCCAATTATTTATAATGATAATGTAAAAGCTATCTTTGGAGTAGGTAATAAAGAAACTGATTATACTGAAAACGATATTGAAAATATTTCTCTATTGGCATATTTGGCTATGGAAATCATTGAAAAGAAAAAAATAAATGATACCCTATTTATTGCCAAAGAAAGAGCCGAAGAGAGAGAATTTTTATTACTGGAATCGCAAAAAATTGCGAGAGTAGGTTCGTATGTGTTGGATATAAACACTGGAACATGGACATCATCAGAAACACTTAATGAATTATTTGGGATAGACAATGACTATGATAAATCAATTGAAGGTTGGTTAAAAATTGTTCATCCGGCGGACCGAGAAATAATGAAAAATTATTTAAATGATAATGTTATTGCTAAAGGTGAGAACTTTGAAAAAGAATATAGAATTATCCGAATAAATGACAGACGGGAACGTTGGGTGAAAGGATTTGGAAAAATTCGTTATAATAAACAGGGTAAATTGGTTGGTATGATTGGTGTAATACAAGATATAACCAAGAGAAAAAAAAATGAAAATAAAATTTTGGAAAACGAGAAACGCTATACCTCATTATTTAACGAAATGATTAATGGTTTTGCCTATCATAAAATTATTTGTGATGAACAGGGAAGCCCCTGTAATTATATCTTTTTAAGTGCTAACCCTGCATTCGAAAGACTTACGGGATTAAAAGCCAAAGATATTATTGGAAAATCTATATACGAAATTATACCGGAGAATGATAAATACTGGGTTGAAATCTATGGAAAAGTTGCATTAACAGGCGAAAGTATTAAATTTCAAAATTATGCTTCCGCACTCAATAAGCATTTTAGTGTGACAGCATATTGTCCTGAAATTGGTTATTTTGCAACAATTTTTGAAGATGTTACCGAGAAAATTAATTATGAAAGAGAGTTGCAATTGCTGAATAAAGATTTTGTAACGTTTCTTGAAAATACTCAAGATTTTATCTATTATAAAGATAAAGAAAGCCGTTTTCGTTTTTGTAGTCAAACCTTAGCAAATATAACTTTTCATAAAAGTTGGCGTGATATGATAGGGAAACACGATTTGGAAGTATTTCCACCCGATGCTGCTAAGATTTATTATGAAGAAGAACTCCCTATATTTGAATATGGTAAATCCTTAATAAACAAGATTGACCCTTATTATAAATCTGACGGCAGTAAAGGCTATGTAAGCACAAGTAAGTGGCCGGTATGGAACGATGATAAGAGTGAAGTAGTTGGAATTTTCGGAATTAGTCGCGACATTACAGAAAGGGTTGAAATAGAAGAAGCGTTGAAAGAAAGCGAGCTTCGTGCAAAGACTATGATTAATGCAATTCCTGATTTGGTATTTCGCTTAGATAAAGATGGACGCTATCTTGATTATAAAGCTGATACTAAAGATTTGTATGCACAATCAGCACCTTCGATTATTGGAGTTTTAAATAGGGATATAACACCACCTGAGTTTGCTGATTTAATAGATGAAAAAATTTCTTTAACTTTGACAACGGGCATATTACAAACTTTTGATTTTCAAATGTTTATTCAGGGTAAGGGTTTGCGTGAATTTGAAGCTCGAATGGTAAAAAGCGGTGAAGATGAAACAACTTCTATTGTTAGGGATGTTACGGATATAAAAAAAGCGGAAACTGAATTAAAAGAAAGTGAGCAAAAATTCAGACAGTTATTTGAGTTTATACCTATTCCTTTGGGATATTCAAATAATAAAACCATGAAAATTGAATTAGTAAATAAAGCATTTACTAAAATACTTGAATATAATTATTCTGATATTCCTAATTTGGATGATTGGTTTTTAAAAGCATATCCCGATGAAAAGTATAGAGAAGAAGTTTCTGAAACCTGGAAAAAATTAGTAATAGATGCAATAAAAAACAATGTGGCGGTAGAGCCTCAAGAATATAATATAACTACAAAATCTGGAAGAAAAATGATTTTTGAAGTTTCTGGTATATCAATAGGTGATTTTTTTCTTTCCACTTTCTTTGATTTAACTTCACGCAAGAAAATGGAAAGCCAGCTACGTGAAACGAATCAAAATTTAGAGGAAATGGTTTATATTGCATCACATGACTTGCAGGTACCTATTATTTCTATGGAGAGTTTCGCATCCATTCTGCTTAAAGATTATAGTGATAATTTAGATGAAAAGGGAAAATTTGCCCTTACTCGATTACTTGCAAATGCGGAAAATATGCATAAATTAATTTTGAGCCTTTTAGATATTTCAAGATTAAATACGAAGAAAAATCCCTATGAAAAATTTGATTTGAATTCAGTGATAGAAAAAATTCTTACTGATTTATCCCTTGTTATTGAAAAAAACAATGCTCAAATTACATTAGAAAAGCTACCCGAACTTTTTGCTGACAAACAAAGGATTGAAATAGTTTTTAGAAATTTGATAAGTAATGCAATAAATTATGAAGGGAAAAAAATTACAATTGCTTACAATAACAATATTATCTTTGTAAAAGACAATGGTATTGGTATTCCGCTTGATCAGTTGGAAACTATATTTAAAGCGGGGGAACGTTTACAATTAAATGAAGCGGTAGGAGTTGGAATGGGCTTAACCTTCTGTAAAAAAGTAATCGAACAACACAATTGGAAAATTTGGGCTGAAAGTGAAGGTGAAGGTAAGGGAACAACATTTAAAATTTCTATAAGTTGA
- the ccsA gene encoding cytochrome c biogenesis protein CcsA: MKLKLSNVFLDYILFAAFVLVFPASVITGLYYPSVILQQGLSHRIFYLHVSVAWVALYAPVLSSFFGLMYLIRKQMDWDILGYSMNKIAFVFSISVLFSGPIWANSAWGTPWDWTDARLQSFLVLVISLVSYFVLRNMIQNLKQKAMVSAFMSILCAFNSLLTWGAIRWIENPGNHPGSVLGKSSMDSDMKLAFWLSVFAYHILFILLFRVMHRHDVLKNALLYIKQTEDV, translated from the coding sequence ATGAAACTTAAACTCAGCAATGTCTTCCTGGATTATATTTTGTTTGCAGCTTTTGTTCTCGTTTTCCCGGCTTCAGTAATAACCGGTTTATATTATCCGAGTGTAATCCTCCAACAGGGATTGTCGCATAGAATTTTTTATTTGCATGTTTCTGTGGCCTGGGTGGCCCTATACGCCCCGGTGTTATCTTCTTTTTTTGGTCTGATGTATCTCATACGAAAGCAAATGGACTGGGATATACTGGGCTACAGTATGAATAAAATAGCTTTTGTATTTTCCATTTCTGTCTTATTTTCAGGGCCGATTTGGGCCAATAGTGCCTGGGGAACTCCTTGGGATTGGACGGATGCCCGTTTACAATCTTTCTTGGTATTAGTCATTAGCCTGGTTTCCTATTTCGTGCTCAGAAATATGATCCAGAACTTGAAACAAAAAGCTATGGTATCCGCTTTTATGAGTATTCTCTGTGCCTTTAACTCCTTATTAACCTGGGGGGCAATTCGCTGGATTGAGAATCCGGGTAACCATCCGGGTTCTGTACTCGGAAAAAGTAGCATGGATTCGGACATGAAACTGGCTTTCTGGTTAAGCGTTTTTGCTTACCATATTTTATTTATTTTATTATTTCGGGTGATGCACCGTCATGACGTTTTAAAAAATGCACTTCTATATATTAAGCAAACCGAGGATGTCTGA